From the Pseudomonas putida genome, one window contains:
- the wrbA gene encoding NAD(P)H:quinone oxidoreductase encodes MSAPYILVLYYSRHGSTSEMARHIARGIELAGMEARLRTVPAISTECEAVAPDIPASGALYATLDDLRHCAGLVLGSPTRFGNMAAPLKYFLDGTSSLWLGGELVGKPAGVFTSTASLHGGQETTLLSMMLPLMHHGMLVMGLPYSESALLETRGGGTPYGASHHAGADGKRELDQHEIALCRALGQRLATTAKALEAARG; translated from the coding sequence GTGAGCGCGCCCTACATCCTGGTGCTGTATTACAGCCGCCACGGCTCGACCAGCGAGATGGCCCGGCACATCGCCCGCGGCATCGAGCTGGCCGGCATGGAAGCGCGCCTGCGCACGGTACCGGCGATTTCCACCGAGTGCGAAGCGGTGGCGCCGGACATTCCGGCGAGCGGCGCGCTGTACGCCACCCTCGACGACCTGCGCCACTGCGCTGGCCTGGTGCTGGGCAGCCCGACCCGCTTTGGCAACATGGCCGCACCGCTGAAGTACTTCCTCGATGGCACCAGCAGCTTGTGGCTGGGTGGCGAACTGGTCGGTAAACCGGCTGGCGTGTTCACTTCCACCGCCAGCCTGCACGGCGGCCAGGAAACCACCCTGCTGTCGATGATGCTGCCGCTGATGCACCACGGCATGCTGGTAATGGGCCTGCCTTACAGTGAATCGGCACTGCTGGAGACCCGTGGTGGCGGTACCCCATACGGCGCCAGCCACCATGCCGGTGCCGATGGTAAGCGTGAGCTGGACCAACACGAGATCGCTTTGTGCCGCGCCCTTGGCCAACGCCTGGCGACCACCGCCAAGGCCCTGGAGGCCGCGCGTGGCTAA
- the arsC gene encoding arsenate reductase (glutaredoxin) (This arsenate reductase requires both glutathione and glutaredoxin to convert arsenate to arsenite, after which the efflux transporter formed by ArsA and ArsB can extrude the arsenite from the cell, providing resistance.), whose product MTDLTLYHNPRCSKSRGALELLEQRGLAPTIVRYLETPPDAATLKALLGKLGIAPRQLLRTGEDEYKSLDLANPALTDAQLIDAMVQHPKLIERPILIAGDKAVIGRPPEKLLEILP is encoded by the coding sequence ATGACTGACTTGACGCTCTATCATAACCCGCGCTGCTCGAAATCCCGCGGCGCGCTGGAACTGCTTGAACAACGCGGCCTGGCACCGACCATCGTGCGCTACCTGGAAACCCCGCCCGACGCCGCCACTCTCAAGGCCCTGCTCGGCAAGCTGGGTATCGCCCCGCGCCAGCTGCTGCGCACCGGTGAAGACGAATACAAGTCCCTTGACCTGGCAAACCCGGCACTGACCGACGCGCAGCTGATCGACGCCATGGTCCAGCACCCCAAGCTGATCGAACGGCCGATCCTGATCGCCGGTGACAAAGCCGTCATCGGCCGCCCGCCAGAGAAGCTGCTGGAGATCCTGCCGTGA
- a CDS encoding TlpA disulfide reductase family protein, giving the protein MARRLAAVLAITASLLLGGCGADYGVDQDGKTVKAEQIDGHWVVLNYWAEWCGPCRTEVPELNQAAKQWAADGIKVVGVNFDGLQGPELKQAAEALGIGFTVLAQDPAERYDLPRSEALPVTYIIDDKGKVREQLLGEQTLEGLQTKIKALKGA; this is encoded by the coding sequence ATGGCAAGGCGTCTGGCAGCAGTACTGGCCATCACCGCGAGCCTGTTGCTCGGTGGTTGCGGTGCCGATTACGGCGTGGACCAAGATGGTAAGACGGTAAAGGCGGAACAGATCGACGGGCACTGGGTAGTGCTCAATTACTGGGCCGAATGGTGTGGCCCGTGCCGTACCGAGGTGCCTGAACTGAACCAGGCGGCCAAGCAATGGGCGGCCGATGGCATCAAGGTGGTCGGGGTGAACTTCGATGGCCTGCAGGGCCCGGAACTCAAGCAGGCAGCGGAGGCCTTGGGCATCGGCTTCACCGTGCTGGCGCAGGACCCGGCCGAGCGTTATGACCTGCCACGCAGCGAGGCGCTGCCGGTGACCTACATCATCGATGACAAGGGCAAGGTGCGTGAGCAACTGCTGGGCGAGCAGACCCTGGAGGGGCTGCAGACCAAGATCAAGGCGCTTAAAGGCGCCTGA
- a CDS encoding META domain-containing protein: MKNLLTGVVIATGLLGCAAEPSKLQQERSYVLEWIGERPLIDYSHLTLTLASDGRAYGNAGCNHWFAPYTLDGEHLSFGKVGKTRKLCAPALMEQEKRFLQALETVQRWDVSPVEQMRFWPAEGKPLRFWPEEG, encoded by the coding sequence GTGAAGAATCTGCTGACCGGTGTGGTGATTGCCACCGGCCTGCTCGGCTGTGCTGCCGAACCGTCGAAGCTGCAGCAGGAACGCAGCTACGTACTGGAGTGGATCGGCGAGCGTCCGCTGATCGACTACAGCCACCTGACCCTGACCCTGGCCAGCGATGGCCGCGCCTACGGCAATGCCGGCTGCAACCACTGGTTTGCGCCGTATACGCTGGACGGTGAGCACCTGAGCTTCGGCAAGGTCGGCAAGACCCGCAAACTGTGTGCCCCGGCGTTGATGGAGCAGGAAAAGCGCTTCCTGCAGGCGCTTGAGACCGTGCAGCGCTGGGATGTGTCGCCCGTCGAGCAGATGCGCTTCTGGCCGGCCGAAGGCAAACCACTGCGCTTCTGGCCTGAAGAGGGCTGA